One genomic window of Corynebacterium massiliense DSM 45435 includes the following:
- the coaA gene encoding type I pantothenate kinase, translated as MSRSHDPGPSPYLDFDRASWHELGRSMPQVLSADEVEQLVGVGEHLDLNEVEEVYLPLSRLIHLMVKARQELTAATESFLDSEPTHVPFIIGVAGSVAVGKSTTARLLQVLLQRWDTHPDVELVATDGFLYPTEVLESRGLMARKGFPESYDRRKLLRFVTDVKSGHKEVKAPVYSHISYDIVPDEFQVVHQPDILILEGLNVLQTGPTLMVSDFIDFSLYVDAPTDTIEDWYMNRFMKLRQTAFRKPGAHFAELVDMEDDEAIAFAREVWQSVNLPNLVENILPTRVRASAVLRKGDNHLVQKVRMRKI; from the coding sequence ATGTCCCGATCGCACGATCCCGGCCCCAGCCCCTACCTCGACTTCGACCGCGCCTCCTGGCACGAGCTCGGGCGCTCAATGCCCCAAGTCCTGTCCGCGGACGAAGTCGAACAGCTCGTCGGCGTGGGCGAACACCTCGACTTGAACGAGGTCGAAGAGGTCTACCTCCCCTTGTCCCGCCTCATCCATCTGATGGTCAAGGCGCGCCAGGAGCTGACCGCCGCGACCGAATCATTCCTGGACAGCGAGCCCACCCACGTGCCGTTCATCATCGGCGTGGCCGGGTCCGTGGCCGTAGGCAAATCCACCACCGCGCGCCTCTTGCAGGTCCTCCTCCAGCGCTGGGACACCCACCCGGACGTCGAGCTCGTGGCCACCGACGGCTTCCTTTACCCCACCGAGGTGTTGGAATCGCGCGGACTCATGGCCCGCAAAGGTTTCCCGGAAAGCTACGACCGCCGCAAGCTGCTGCGCTTTGTCACCGACGTGAAGTCGGGGCACAAGGAGGTCAAGGCGCCGGTGTATTCCCACATCTCCTACGACATCGTGCCGGACGAGTTCCAGGTGGTCCACCAGCCGGACATCCTCATCCTCGAGGGCCTCAACGTGCTGCAAACCGGCCCGACCCTCATGGTCTCGGACTTCATCGACTTCTCCCTCTACGTCGACGCGCCCACCGACACCATCGAGGATTGGTACATGAACCGGTTCATGAAGTTGCGGCAGACCGCCTTCCGCAAACCGGGCGCCCACTTCGCCGAGCTGGTGGACATGGAAGACGATGAGGCCATCGCTTTCGCCCGCGAGGTGTGGCAGTCGGTGAACCTGCCCAACCTGGTGGAAAACATCCTGCCCACCCGCGTGCGCGCCTCCGCGGTGCTGCGCAAGGGCGACAATCACCTCGTGCAGAAGGTACGAATGCGCAAGATTTAA
- the glyA gene encoding serine hydroxymethyltransferase gives MTAHDSTDVRYQDLRELDPDVFEAIQGEISRQRDTLEMIASENFVPRAVLQAQGSVLTNKYAEGYPGRRYYGGCEHVDVVEDLARNRAKQVFGADFANVQPHSGAQANAAVLASLINPGDKIMGLSLAHGGHLTHGMKLNFSGKLYDVAAYEVDEETSRLDMDKVREQALAENPDVIIAGWSAYPRTIDFAAFRSIADEVGAYLWTDMAHFAGLVAADLYPSPVPHSDVVSTTVHKTLGGPRSGMILAKQDYAKKINSNVFPGQQGGPLMHVIAAKAIAMKIAGTEEFRERQQRTIEGAQILAERLTADDTKEAGVNVLTGGTDVHLVLVDLRNSELDGQQAEDLLHEVGITVNRNAVPNDPRPPMVTSGLRIGTSALATRGLDAEAFKEVADIIGTALAAGKNADVDALRARVDKIAEHYPLYDGLEDWKLV, from the coding sequence ATGACTGCCCACGATTCCACCGATGTCCGCTACCAGGACCTGCGCGAACTTGACCCCGACGTCTTCGAGGCCATCCAGGGCGAGATTTCCCGTCAGCGGGACACCCTGGAGATGATCGCCTCCGAGAACTTCGTGCCGCGTGCTGTCTTGCAGGCGCAGGGCTCCGTGCTGACCAACAAGTACGCCGAAGGCTACCCGGGCCGCCGCTACTACGGTGGCTGCGAGCACGTCGACGTGGTGGAGGACCTCGCCCGCAATCGCGCCAAGCAGGTTTTCGGCGCGGACTTTGCAAACGTCCAGCCGCACTCCGGCGCGCAGGCGAACGCGGCCGTGCTTGCCTCTCTGATTAACCCGGGCGACAAGATCATGGGCCTGTCGCTCGCGCACGGCGGCCACCTCACCCACGGCATGAAGCTGAACTTCTCCGGCAAGCTTTACGATGTCGCCGCCTACGAGGTCGACGAGGAGACCAGCCGCCTGGACATGGACAAGGTCCGCGAGCAGGCGCTGGCGGAGAACCCGGACGTCATCATCGCCGGCTGGTCCGCGTACCCGCGCACCATCGACTTCGCGGCGTTCCGTTCCATCGCTGACGAGGTCGGCGCCTACCTGTGGACCGACATGGCCCACTTCGCCGGCCTGGTCGCCGCCGACCTGTACCCGTCCCCGGTCCCGCACTCCGACGTGGTCTCCACCACCGTGCACAAGACCCTGGGCGGCCCGCGCTCCGGCATGATCCTGGCCAAGCAGGACTACGCGAAGAAGATCAACTCCAACGTCTTCCCGGGCCAGCAGGGCGGGCCGCTCATGCACGTCATTGCCGCGAAGGCCATCGCCATGAAGATCGCCGGCACCGAGGAGTTCCGCGAGCGCCAGCAGCGCACCATCGAGGGCGCGCAGATCCTGGCCGAGCGCCTGACCGCCGACGACACCAAGGAGGCCGGCGTCAACGTGCTCACCGGCGGCACCGACGTCCACCTCGTCTTGGTCGATCTGCGCAACTCCGAGCTCGACGGCCAGCAGGCCGAGGACCTCCTCCACGAGGTGGGCATCACCGTCAACCGCAACGCGGTGCCGAACGATCCGCGCCCGCCGATGGTCACCTCCGGCCTGCGCATCGGCACCTCCGCGCTGGCCACCCGCGGCCTCGACGCGGAGGCGTTCAAGGAGGTCGCCGACATCATCGGCACCGCTCTGGCCGCCGGCAAGAACGCCGACGTGGACGCTCTGCGCGCCCGCGTGGACAAGATCGCCGAGCACTACCCGCTCTACGACGGCCTGGAGGACTGGAAGCTCGTCTAA
- a CDS encoding chorismate-binding protein, with the protein MRILVVDNFDSFTYNLVDYLRHGARALGLSADTTVVTNDVELDSAELAAFDAAVISPGPGTPHNPDDIGLSAAVLDSFRGPILGVCLGMQAMVTWLSGAVGLAPEPVHGRTTPIRHTGGALFAGIDSPHEVVRYHSLCAVEVPAELAVTAVTDDAAAIPMAVEHRARPWYGVQFHPESIGDSARTRLVENFLAIARDHQRALANGAFSVRTLGRAVDPAAVAQQLRPGNSFWLDAGGFIILGEGARHLTYDVESNSADFFDAWNDAFRARRVDASAEPIPGCPFALGWVGYLGYELGKLCGAGEMPRYPGPDAQLMFCERAIVIHPDRDETYLLSFAGDDEWEIAEPVRRQPPRPAAAARPTPIPVHPETDYLALIRRAQELIRRGESYEVCLTNRLELPQLADPLAAFATLRENNPTGRTGYLDFGNLQLLSTTPELFLAADAAGTVTSKPIKGTRPRGTADTDADIAAELAGCEKDRSENLMIVDLVRNDLARVCDDIAVPQLCEVETYPTVHQLVSTVTGKLRAGHTPIDALRAAFPGGSMTGAPKRRTMQIISELEGTWRGPYSGAFGYLSLNGAADFSMVIRTLVNTEAGASYGVGGAILHLSDPAEEWEETRVKARVLEGLEP; encoded by the coding sequence GTGCGGATTCTGGTTGTAGATAATTTCGACTCGTTCACATACAACCTGGTCGACTACCTCCGCCACGGGGCGCGGGCCCTTGGGCTGTCCGCCGACACCACGGTGGTCACCAATGACGTCGAGCTGGATAGTGCCGAACTAGCCGCGTTTGACGCCGCGGTCATCTCACCCGGGCCGGGCACCCCGCACAACCCGGATGACATTGGGCTCAGCGCCGCCGTCTTGGATTCTTTTCGTGGCCCCATCTTGGGCGTGTGCCTGGGCATGCAGGCGATGGTCACGTGGCTGAGCGGCGCGGTGGGACTCGCCCCAGAACCGGTCCACGGCCGCACGACTCCCATCCGGCACACCGGCGGCGCCCTCTTCGCAGGCATTGACTCCCCGCACGAGGTGGTGCGCTACCACTCGCTGTGCGCGGTCGAGGTGCCCGCCGAGCTGGCGGTCACCGCAGTGACTGACGATGCCGCCGCCATCCCCATGGCCGTCGAGCACCGCGCACGTCCGTGGTACGGCGTCCAGTTCCACCCGGAGTCAATCGGGGATAGTGCGCGCACGCGGCTGGTGGAAAACTTCCTCGCCATCGCGCGCGATCACCAGCGGGCCCTGGCCAACGGCGCGTTTAGCGTACGCACGCTGGGGCGCGCGGTGGATCCGGCGGCTGTGGCTCAGCAGCTGCGCCCGGGGAACTCGTTCTGGCTCGACGCGGGCGGTTTCATCATCCTCGGCGAGGGTGCGCGCCACCTCACCTACGACGTGGAGAGTAACTCCGCGGACTTCTTCGACGCGTGGAACGACGCCTTCCGCGCCCGCCGCGTGGACGCCAGCGCGGAGCCCATCCCTGGTTGCCCGTTCGCGCTGGGGTGGGTGGGCTACCTCGGCTACGAGCTGGGAAAGCTCTGCGGGGCAGGTGAGATGCCGCGCTATCCCGGCCCGGATGCGCAGCTCATGTTCTGCGAGCGCGCGATAGTCATCCACCCTGACCGCGACGAGACCTACCTGCTGTCCTTCGCCGGCGACGACGAGTGGGAGATAGCCGAACCCGTACGCCGCCAGCCGCCGCGCCCAGCCGCAGCCGCTCGACCGACGCCAATTCCCGTCCACCCCGAGACCGACTACCTCGCGCTTATCCGGCGCGCGCAGGAGCTTATCCGGCGCGGCGAGTCCTACGAGGTGTGCCTGACCAACCGGCTGGAGTTGCCGCAGCTGGCCGACCCACTCGCGGCGTTTGCGACCCTCCGGGAGAACAACCCCACGGGGCGCACCGGTTATCTCGACTTCGGGAACCTGCAGCTGCTTTCCACCACGCCCGAGCTCTTCCTCGCCGCCGATGCGGCCGGCACGGTGACCTCGAAGCCAATCAAGGGCACCCGGCCGCGGGGAACCGCGGACACGGACGCAGACATTGCGGCGGAGCTCGCTGGGTGCGAGAAGGACCGCTCGGAAAACCTCATGATCGTCGATCTTGTGCGCAACGACCTCGCGCGCGTGTGCGACGACATCGCCGTCCCGCAGCTGTGCGAGGTGGAAACCTACCCCACGGTGCACCAGCTGGTCAGCACAGTTACCGGGAAATTGCGCGCCGGGCACACGCCTATCGATGCCCTGCGGGCCGCCTTCCCCGGCGGTTCCATGACGGGCGCGCCGAAACGGCGCACGATGCAGATCATCAGCGAACTCGAAGGCACCTGGCGCGGCCCGTACTCCGGGGCCTTCGGCTACCTATCTCTCAACGGGGCGGCGGATTTCTCCATGGTCATCCGCACCCTGGTTAACACGGAGGCGGGAGCGTCCTACGGGGTGGGCGGGGCCATCCTGCACCTGTCCGATCCGGCCGAGGAGTGGGAGGAAACGCGTGTCAAGGCGCGGGTATTGGAAGGACTCGAGCCGTGA
- a CDS encoding aminotransferase class IV, translated as MTRVPIVDSFLLKEGRVVRPDLHRKRFHRDAVWAGAPGHDVDHYFAHVGRELPVHGEWFPKLQWDGSDFHLDVRPAPPRRDTTTLAVLPGRETDPRRHPAVKGPDLHVLGDMRNAARERGADDAAIVSGGCVREAANGTLIFATDTGLATAPDDYLLPSVTWQATVDEVGIVKHTRDIPLDEALRTPAWCLSALHGWTAVTRWVLPSGEQVPAPDVPWRGFTRRLWTRAERW; from the coding sequence GTGACCCGCGTGCCCATCGTCGACTCTTTCCTCCTCAAAGAGGGGAGGGTGGTCCGTCCCGACCTGCACCGAAAAAGATTCCACCGTGACGCCGTGTGGGCGGGCGCGCCGGGGCACGACGTGGACCACTACTTCGCGCACGTCGGGCGCGAGCTGCCTGTGCACGGCGAGTGGTTCCCCAAGCTGCAGTGGGACGGGTCGGACTTTCACCTCGACGTCCGGCCGGCGCCGCCGCGCAGAGACACAACGACGCTCGCGGTGCTCCCTGGTCGGGAGACGGACCCGCGGCGCCACCCCGCGGTGAAGGGGCCGGATTTACACGTGCTGGGCGATATGCGCAACGCGGCGAGAGAGCGCGGCGCGGACGACGCTGCGATCGTTTCCGGCGGCTGCGTCCGCGAGGCGGCAAACGGAACATTGATATTTGCCACCGATACTGGGCTGGCGACCGCGCCGGACGATTATCTCCTGCCCTCGGTGACGTGGCAGGCCACGGTGGATGAGGTGGGCATCGTCAAGCACACGCGGGACATACCGCTCGACGAGGCGCTGCGCACCCCGGCCTGGTGCCTGAGCGCACTGCACGGTTGGACCGCGGTGACGCGGTGGGTGCTGCCCAGCGGCGAGCAGGTCCCCGCGCCGGACGTGCCGTGGAGGGGCTTTACTCGTCGTCTGTGGACTCGGGCTGAGCGCTGGTAG
- a CDS encoding DUF5997 family protein, which produces MRAQTAAKKLGIYLPAAPAEFQESAVTHEQLRELQHNPPEWLNELRRTGPHPRPIVAQKLGISVNALKKNDMDKPLTTEEIKALLEDQPRWLGDARRQHAEERDATSAQPESTDDE; this is translated from the coding sequence ATGCGTGCCCAGACTGCCGCGAAGAAGCTCGGAATCTACCTGCCGGCCGCGCCTGCCGAGTTCCAGGAATCGGCCGTAACGCACGAACAGCTGCGGGAACTGCAGCACAACCCGCCGGAGTGGCTCAACGAGCTGCGCCGCACCGGCCCGCACCCGCGCCCCATCGTCGCGCAGAAGCTCGGCATTTCGGTCAACGCGCTGAAAAAGAACGACATGGACAAGCCGTTGACTACCGAGGAAATCAAAGCCCTCCTGGAAGACCAGCCGCGGTGGCTGGGCGATGCGCGCCGCCAGCACGCCGAAGAGCGTGACGCTACCAGCGCTCAGCCCGAGTCCACAGACGACGAGTAA
- a CDS encoding LysR family transcriptional regulator translates to MLRISFVTGTEPGKWFRRFSAHTAHGELHTRGVDDPVAELLAGAADVALVRSAPGGLDARLDPDSCHVVRLYREAPGIAVPKGSVYAEVGEKVRAADVADEHVNYRAESAADLDIVELRTALSVVGANVGVAYGPWPLLKVLSKKQVVALPYVGDDAVATEVSLVWRKADDGPAIQDFVGVAKGRTSNSSRQEKPKANRSAREKTLAKQKRRAERATGAKSKGSRKSLSKSKKSRHQRKRGR, encoded by the coding sequence ATGCTCCGCATTAGCTTTGTTACGGGAACCGAACCGGGGAAGTGGTTTCGCCGCTTTTCCGCTCACACCGCGCACGGGGAACTGCACACCCGCGGCGTGGACGATCCGGTCGCGGAGTTGCTGGCCGGCGCGGCGGATGTGGCGCTGGTGCGCAGCGCTCCGGGAGGACTAGACGCACGGCTCGACCCGGACTCCTGCCACGTCGTCCGGCTCTACCGCGAGGCCCCAGGCATCGCGGTCCCGAAGGGCTCGGTGTACGCGGAGGTGGGGGAGAAGGTGCGGGCCGCCGACGTGGCGGATGAGCACGTGAACTACCGTGCGGAAAGCGCCGCTGACCTGGACATCGTCGAGTTGCGCACCGCGTTGTCGGTCGTGGGCGCCAACGTGGGCGTGGCGTATGGGCCGTGGCCGCTGCTCAAGGTCTTAAGCAAAAAGCAGGTGGTGGCTCTGCCGTACGTCGGCGACGACGCCGTGGCGACCGAGGTGTCCTTGGTCTGGCGGAAGGCGGACGATGGCCCGGCGATTCAGGATTTCGTCGGGGTGGCCAAGGGGCGCACGTCGAACTCCTCCCGGCAGGAAAAGCCGAAGGCGAACCGCAGCGCGCGGGAGAAGACGCTGGCGAAGCAAAAACGACGTGCGGAAAGGGCAACCGGCGCGAAAAGCAAGGGTTCGCGCAAGTCGTTATCGAAAAGTAAGAAATCGCGTCACCAGCGCAAACGTGGTCGCTGA
- a CDS encoding LGFP repeat-containing protein — MKKITRGLMSGVAAAALSVSLVACSEADDAADKAGDAAEQATDAAGDAKDKAGDAKDKAGDAADDAKDKAGDAKDKAEDKAGEAKDKASEKAGDAKDGEMTDVVTADGSKEVPAKLAEAIDEHKDTWGAIQTVEQKGDKFLATFDDDSNNLVYSEDTGVVELVGQIGETWKAQGGIDSEIGLPTAEETKATEGTGWTQEFENGTISWLKGTDGENSDGMFSGHVDMK, encoded by the coding sequence ATGAAGAAGATCACTCGCGGTCTCATGAGCGGTGTCGCCGCTGCTGCACTTTCCGTGTCCCTCGTTGCTTGCTCCGAGGCTGACGACGCTGCCGACAAGGCTGGCGACGCTGCCGAGCAGGCCACCGACGCTGCTGGTGACGCCAAGGACAAGGCAGGCGACGCTAAGGACAAGGCTGGCGACGCTGCTGACGATGCCAAGGACAAGGCAGGCGACGCCAAGGATAAGGCTGAGGACAAGGCCGGCGAGGCCAAGGACAAGGCCTCCGAGAAGGCTGGCGACGCCAAGGACGGCGAGATGACCGACGTCGTTACCGCCGACGGCTCCAAGGAAGTCCCGGCCAAGCTGGCCGAGGCCATCGACGAGCACAAGGACACCTGGGGCGCTATCCAGACCGTCGAGCAGAAGGGCGACAAGTTCCTGGCGACCTTCGACGACGACAGCAACAACCTGGTGTACTCCGAGGACACCGGCGTCGTTGAGCTCGTCGGCCAGATCGGCGAGACCTGGAAGGCACAGGGCGGCATCGACTCCGAGATCGGCCTGCCCACCGCCGAGGAAACCAAGGCTACCGAGGGCACCGGCTGGACCCAGGAGTTTGAAAACGGCACCATCTCCTGGCTGAAGGGCACCGACGGCGAGAACTCCGACGGCATGTTCTCCGGCCACGTCGACATGAAGTAA
- a CDS encoding PhoH family protein, translating into MFDSTTIRPASVPAPASDSLSDSPHTPDTEVISYVLDTSVLLSDPWALKKFAEHDVVLPVVVISELEGKRHHPELGWFARQALRLLEEMRNTYERLDQPVPVNVEGGTLRVELNHQDQSELPVAFRGTEGDHRILACAYNLAAEGRHTVLVTKDVPLRVKAGAVGVQADEYRAQDVVLTGYTGMATVHTTSEAIGELYRDGELLLDDVLTDHGTPVSELPVHCGVKLVHQQQSALGRVTKDGAIQLVRGDANAFGLQGRSAEQRIALDCLLDPSVGIVSVGGRAGTGKSALALCAGLEAVLERGEHRRIIVFRPMYAVGGQSLGYLPGSESEKMNPWAQAVYDTLEGLVSDNVMDEVLDRGLIEVLPLTHIRGRSLHDAFVIVDEAQSLERNVLLTVLSRLGSGSRVVLTHDVAQRDNLRVGRHDGVQAVIEKLKGHELFAHITLQRSERSAIAELVTDLLESDQ; encoded by the coding sequence ATGTTTGACTCCACGACCATCCGCCCAGCATCGGTTCCGGCCCCGGCCTCCGATTCCCTTTCTGATTCCCCACACACTCCCGACACCGAGGTCATCTCCTACGTCCTCGACACCTCGGTTCTCCTCTCGGACCCGTGGGCGCTGAAGAAATTCGCCGAACACGACGTCGTGCTTCCCGTCGTGGTCATCTCCGAACTGGAGGGGAAGCGTCATCACCCAGAGCTTGGCTGGTTCGCCCGCCAAGCTCTTCGTCTTTTAGAGGAGATGCGCAACACCTACGAGCGCCTCGATCAGCCCGTGCCGGTCAACGTGGAAGGCGGCACCCTGCGGGTGGAGCTCAACCACCAGGACCAGTCGGAGCTGCCGGTCGCGTTCCGCGGCACCGAGGGCGACCACCGCATCCTGGCGTGTGCGTACAACCTCGCTGCGGAGGGCCGCCACACCGTGCTGGTGACCAAGGACGTCCCGCTGCGCGTCAAGGCCGGCGCCGTCGGCGTCCAGGCCGACGAGTACCGCGCCCAGGACGTCGTGCTCACCGGGTACACCGGCATGGCCACGGTGCACACGACCAGCGAGGCCATCGGCGAGCTGTACCGCGACGGGGAGCTGCTGCTTGACGATGTCCTGACCGACCACGGAACCCCCGTCAGTGAGCTGCCCGTCCACTGCGGTGTGAAGCTCGTCCACCAGCAGCAGTCGGCGCTGGGGCGGGTGACTAAGGACGGCGCCATCCAGCTCGTGCGTGGCGATGCCAACGCGTTCGGCCTCCAGGGACGCTCCGCTGAGCAGCGCATCGCGCTCGACTGTCTTCTCGATCCCTCGGTGGGGATCGTCTCGGTCGGCGGCCGCGCCGGCACCGGTAAATCCGCCCTCGCGTTGTGCGCGGGTCTCGAGGCGGTCCTGGAGCGCGGCGAGCACCGCCGCATCATTGTCTTCCGCCCGATGTACGCGGTCGGCGGGCAGTCGCTGGGCTACCTGCCCGGCTCCGAGTCGGAGAAAATGAATCCGTGGGCGCAGGCGGTCTACGACACGCTTGAGGGGCTGGTCTCGGACAACGTCATGGACGAGGTCCTCGACCGCGGGCTCATCGAGGTACTCCCGCTGACCCACATCCGCGGCCGCTCGCTGCACGATGCGTTCGTCATCGTGGACGAGGCGCAGTCGCTCGAGCGCAACGTGTTGCTCACCGTGCTGTCCCGCCTGGGCAGCGGATCCCGCGTGGTGCTGACCCACGACGTCGCCCAGCGCGACAACCTGCGCGTGGGGCGGCACGACGGTGTGCAGGCGGTCATCGAAAAGCTGAAGGGCCACGAGCTGTTCGCGCACATTACCCTCCAGCGCTCGGAGCGTTCCGCCATCGCGGAGCTGGTCACCGACCTGCTGGAAAGCGATCAGTAA
- a CDS encoding GNAT family N-acetyltransferase, whose translation MPEKDFVIRPFRKEDYDQICEIYEEGLRTGHATYETRALTYEQFTRSKITASVSVAVEADDDSVILGWVSAAPVSSRSVFHGVVEDSVYVSSAARGRGIAGALLDHLIETCQGLHKWAIHAWIFPENEGSKRLHLSRGFRKVGTYRHLAKMTYGDLAGEWRDTDVYEKLLPKPDGA comes from the coding sequence ATGCCAGAAAAGGACTTTGTCATTCGTCCGTTCCGCAAGGAAGACTACGACCAGATCTGCGAGATCTACGAGGAAGGCCTGCGCACTGGCCACGCCACGTATGAGACCCGCGCGCTGACCTACGAGCAGTTCACGCGCTCGAAGATCACCGCGTCGGTGTCCGTGGCCGTGGAGGCTGACGACGACTCGGTGATCCTCGGCTGGGTGTCAGCGGCGCCGGTCTCGTCGCGCTCCGTGTTCCACGGGGTGGTGGAGGATTCGGTCTACGTGAGCTCCGCCGCCCGCGGCCGCGGGATTGCCGGCGCGCTGCTCGACCACCTCATCGAGACGTGCCAGGGGCTGCACAAATGGGCCATTCACGCCTGGATTTTCCCCGAAAACGAGGGCTCGAAGCGCCTGCACCTGTCCCGCGGATTTAGAAAAGTCGGTACCTACCGCCACCTAGCCAAGATGACCTACGGCGACTTGGCGGGAGAGTGGCGAGATACCGACGTGTACGAAAAGTTGCTGCCTAAGCCGGACGGGGCCTAA
- a CDS encoding MDR family MFS transporter produces MVETPEAPRAKRQPKPTYSTREVLTVFSGLMLTMLMSSLGQTIFATALPTIVGDLGGVDKTSWVISSFLVAMTVALPVFGKLGDRLGRKPLYLTAIIFFLIGSTLGGFAHTMELLIIGRTIQGIGAGGLMISSQSIVAEVVPARDRGKYMGIMGAVFGLSSVLGPVLGGWITDGPGWRWGLWLNIPLGLLALLVCTLVLRLRKGESGIAGYDWLGTIFLIIATTSLILMTTWGGTEYEWSDPHVWGLGISALISAIIFVFVENRAQHPLIPMRLFKTRNMVLTTIAGTFMGISMFGVLAYMPTYLQMVHTMTPTEAGLMMIPMMVGLIGTSTSVGFIISRIGRYKMFPLIGLAITAVGLLLLSTMSKDTSLTVLGCYLFVFGIGLGFVMQVLVLIVQNAFPVAEVGTATAANNFFRQIGGAIGASLAGSLFIHNMQNEMADKLPGAIKSMGPEGAQYAEKLNGAGGGGAGTNSLTPELVANLPGPIRDAILDSYNDGLMPVLRLMVPLVILALLVMLPLREDKLKETVD; encoded by the coding sequence ATGGTAGAAACCCCGGAGGCGCCGCGCGCAAAGCGGCAGCCTAAGCCGACCTACAGCACCCGCGAGGTGCTCACGGTCTTCTCCGGCCTCATGCTCACCATGCTGATGAGCTCGCTGGGCCAGACCATCTTTGCTACTGCCCTGCCCACCATCGTCGGCGACCTCGGCGGCGTGGATAAGACCAGCTGGGTCATCTCGTCCTTCCTGGTGGCCATGACGGTGGCGCTGCCGGTCTTCGGCAAGCTGGGCGACCGGCTGGGCCGCAAACCGCTCTACCTCACCGCCATCATCTTCTTCTTGATCGGCTCCACCTTGGGCGGCTTCGCCCACACCATGGAGCTTCTGATCATCGGCCGCACCATCCAGGGCATCGGTGCCGGCGGCCTCATGATCTCCTCGCAGTCCATCGTGGCGGAGGTTGTTCCCGCCCGTGACCGCGGTAAGTACATGGGCATCATGGGCGCCGTCTTTGGCCTAAGCTCCGTGCTCGGCCCGGTCCTGGGCGGCTGGATCACCGACGGCCCGGGCTGGCGCTGGGGACTCTGGCTCAACATCCCGCTGGGCCTGCTCGCCCTGCTCGTGTGCACCCTGGTTCTGCGCCTGCGCAAGGGCGAGAGCGGTATCGCCGGCTACGACTGGCTGGGCACCATCTTCCTCATCATCGCCACCACCTCGCTCATCCTCATGACCACGTGGGGCGGCACCGAGTACGAGTGGTCGGATCCGCACGTGTGGGGCCTGGGCATTTCCGCCCTCATTTCCGCGATCATCTTCGTCTTCGTGGAAAACCGCGCGCAGCACCCGCTGATCCCGATGCGCCTGTTCAAGACGCGCAACATGGTACTGACCACCATCGCCGGCACGTTCATGGGCATCTCCATGTTCGGCGTGCTCGCCTACATGCCGACCTACCTGCAGATGGTGCACACCATGACCCCGACCGAGGCGGGCCTGATGATGATCCCGATGATGGTCGGCCTCATCGGCACCTCCACCAGTGTCGGTTTCATCATCTCGCGCATCGGCCGCTACAAGATGTTCCCGCTCATCGGCCTGGCTATTACCGCCGTGGGTCTGCTGCTGCTGTCCACGATGTCCAAGGACACCTCGCTGACCGTCCTGGGCTGCTACCTGTTCGTGTTCGGTATCGGCCTGGGCTTCGTCATGCAGGTGCTGGTGCTTATCGTGCAGAACGCCTTCCCAGTCGCGGAGGTCGGTACCGCCACCGCGGCGAACAACTTCTTCCGCCAGATCGGTGGCGCCATCGGCGCTTCCCTGGCCGGCTCGCTGTTCATCCACAACATGCAAAATGAGATGGCGGACAAGCTGCCGGGCGCCATCAAGTCGATGGGCCCGGAGGGCGCGCAGTACGCCGAGAAGCTCAATGGCGCCGGCGGTGGCGGCGCTGGGACGAACTCCCTGACGCCGGAGCTCGTGGCCAACCTGCCGGGGCCTATCCGCGACGCCATCCTGGACAGCTACAACGACGGGCTCATGCCCGTGCTGCGGCTCATGGTGCCGCTGGTCATCCTCGCGTTGCTCGTGATGCTGCCGCTGCGCGAGGACAAGCTCAAGGAGACGGTGGACTAA
- a CDS encoding TetR/AcrR family transcriptional regulator, protein MQEESHTSLREKKRLETTRNIEDAATRLVDEKGLSNVTVEEICGVVGISRRTFFNYFDSKDEAVFGTALVTPDPAIRERFLTEETDNLIKFALELIAEMHRKQGAGDDITARRKRLLQQPEAAAIAVSHHRTRVLSLIDAVEARLEAFPADRRRPDLPARKEAFIIAAFVREAMWLHGLLGETHASAAQTLTDYAKGMKW, encoded by the coding sequence GTGCAAGAAGAAAGTCACACGTCTCTTCGGGAGAAGAAGCGCCTAGAAACAACTCGAAATATCGAGGACGCCGCCACCCGCCTGGTGGACGAGAAGGGACTCAGCAACGTCACCGTCGAAGAGATCTGCGGGGTCGTCGGAATTTCCCGGCGCACCTTCTTCAATTACTTCGACTCGAAAGACGAAGCGGTCTTCGGCACCGCGCTGGTCACGCCCGATCCCGCCATCCGGGAGCGGTTCCTCACGGAAGAAACCGACAACCTCATCAAGTTCGCCCTCGAGCTCATCGCGGAAATGCACCGCAAGCAGGGAGCGGGCGATGACATCACCGCGCGACGCAAGCGCCTCCTGCAGCAACCGGAGGCGGCCGCCATCGCGGTCAGCCATCACCGCACCCGAGTGCTGAGCCTTATCGATGCCGTCGAGGCACGCCTGGAGGCTTTCCCGGCCGACCGACGGCGTCCGGACCTGCCGGCCCGAAAGGAGGCATTCATCATTGCCGCCTTCGTCCGCGAGGCGATGTGGCTCCACGGACTACTTGGTGAAACACATGCTTCAGCTGCGCAAACTCTCACCGATTACGCGAAAGGAATGAAATGGTAG